One Nerophis lumbriciformis linkage group LG21, RoL_Nlum_v2.1, whole genome shotgun sequence DNA segment encodes these proteins:
- the LOC133621045 gene encoding soluble guanylate cyclase 88E-like isoform X2 produces the protein MYGLYLEAVNDYINESYGEDVWRLIENRAEIPHLKFVRHQMYNDNLILRLAKAAGEVLGKTHDELMYAFGVYMVKRIGNYGYERILKVLGRNVRDFINELDNLHEYFRFSFPKVQPPSFCVEEECETSLTLHYRSTRKGFTQFVKGQLSQVGRQFYNTDIEVEILSKEETEKMTYVVYKMNFDNAAFKHRMPQQKTAPSYEKLPMKRGIFFDMFPFSVIFRRNMTMYRVGDGLKEVFSDLQGKKVNEEFTLVRPMLEFSWDNIYTHLNNVFELMSEAVVESKQKVNIPKLNKEEPEEKEESKKAKREEEREQKSVEEIKGTDQEYSSALTQYNSSANSGGEDIELLAFQTVTGKCSETIFEDMREPPKKPLHLKGQMKYVPQWDSLIFLGTPIIETVEDMIKMGVYVNDLNLHDSSRELILAGTQQSAELQLALDQEQQKYAQLQEIIKKLDEEKKRGDSLLYAMIPKAVADRLRKGITALETCQVFPDVTILFSDVVKFNEICIHITPMQVVDMLNEIYIVFDTLSEKHNVYKVETIRDAYMVVAGVPNKTTFHAHHICDMALDMLSSIDHLKDPSTGDNIQIRVGVHSGMVVAGVVGLKMPRYCLFGDTVNTASRMESNGVGMQIHISQTTKDHLEHEPYSIEERGKIFVKGKGYMKTYWLKGKKTPAELRYISEQKDSEDKSSNGSTSTCAKRSDSCVPTSGGEEQAEGKPSPSDLPPDTVPPPEAATEPLNTSDELQEKEKSKKTKNNKGAKLDAAQGNPVSELMPPTDELENLGAFLHNKRNSFRQQYAKLPANLPIRSASCTLL, from the exons ATGTACGGCCTGTACTTGGAGGCGGTCAACGACTACATCAACGAATCCTACGGCGAGGACGTGTGGCGGCTGATTGAGAACCGAGCCGAGATCCCTCACCTGAAGTTTGTCAGGCATCAGATGTACAA TGACAACCTGATCCTGCGTCTAGCGAAGGCCGCGGGTGAAGTGTTGGGAAAAACCCACGATGAGCTGATGTACGCCTTCGGAGTCTACATGGTGAAGAGGATCGGGAACTACGGCTATGAGCGGATCCTGAAG GTTTTGGGACGAAACGTCCGCGACTTCATCAACGAACTGGACAACCTGCACGAGTACTTCCGCTTCTCCTTCCCCAAAGTTCAGCCGCCGAGCTTCTGCGTGGAGGAGGAGTGCGAGACCAGCCTGACGCTGCACTACCGCAGCACCCGCAAAGGCTTCACGCAGTTTGTCAAAG GCCAACTCTCCCAGGTGGGCCGCCAGTTCTACAACACAGATATCGAAGTGGAGATCTTATCCAAAGAGGAGACAGAAAAGATGACATATGTG GTCTATAAGATGAACTTTGACAATGCTGCCTTCAAGCACCGCATGCCCCAGCAAAAGACGGCACCAAGTTATGAGAAGCTTCCCATGAAGCGAGGTATCTTTTTTGACATGTTCCCCTTCAGCGTCATCTTCCGGCGCAACATGACCATGTACCGCGTTGGTGACGGCCTCAAAGAGGTCTTCTCTGACCTCCAGGGCAAGAAGGTCAATGAGGAGTTCACTCTGGTCAGGCCGATGCTGGAGTTCAGTTGGGACAAC ATCTACACCCACCTGAACAACGTCTTTGAGCTGATGTCTGAAGCAGTGGTGGAGAGCAAACAAAAAGTCAACATTCCTAAACTGAACAAAGAGGAACCCGAAGAAAAAGAGGAGAGCAAGAAAGCAAAAAGGGAAGAAGAAAGAG AACAAAAGTCAGTCGAGGAGATAAAGGGCACAGACCAGGAGTATAGTAGCGCTCTGACTCAGTATAACAGTTCTGCTAACTCTGGAGGCGAAGACATCGAGCTGCTGGCTTTCCAGACTGTCACAG GCAAATGCAGTGAAACCATCTTCGAAGACATGCGGGAGCCCCCTAAAAAGCCTCTCCACCTGAAAGGCCAGATGAAGTATGTCCCCCAGTGGGACTCTCTCATCTTCCTGGGGACGCCCAT CATTGAGACAGTGGAGGACATGATCAAGATGGGCGTCTACGTCAACGATTTGAATCTACACGACTCCAGCAGAGAGCTGATCCTGGCTGGGACGCAGCAGTCAGCTGAGCTGCAGCTGGCCCTGGACCAG GAACAACAAAAGTACGCTCAGCTGCAGGAAATCATAAAGAAGCTGGATGAAGAGAAGAAGAGAGGCGACTCCTTGCTGTACGCCATGATCCCTAAGGCTGTAGCcgaccgcctcaggaagggaatcACAGCTCTGGAAACATGTCAG GTCTTCCCCGATGTGACCATCCTGTTCAGCGATGTGGTCAAGTTCAATGAGATCTGCATCCACATCACGCCCATGCAGGTGGTGGACATGCTCAACGAGATCTACATCGTCTTTGACACGCTCAGCGAGAAGCACAACGTTTACAAG GTGGAGACGATTCGTGACGCCTACATGGTGGTGGCAGGCGTTCCCAACAAGACCACGTTCCATGCCCATCACATCTGTGATATGGCCTTGGACATGCTGAGCTCAATCGACCACTTGAAGGACCCGTCCACCGGGGACAATATTCAGATCAGAGTGG GGGTCCACTCGGGAATGGTGGTGGCCGGCGTGGTGGGTCTGAAGATGCCTCGCTATTGTCTCTTTGGAGACACCGTGAACACGGCCTCCAGGATGGAAAGCAATGGCGTG ggCATGCAGATACACATCAGTCAGACCACCAAAGATCACCTGGAACACGAGCCCTACAGCATAGAGGAGAGGGGCAAAATCTTTGTCAAG GGTAAAGGCTACATGAAGACTTACTGGCTGAAGGGAAAGAAGACTCCAGCTGAGCTGCGTTACATAAGCGAGCAGAAGGACTCAGAGGACAAAAGTTCAAATGG CTCCACCAGCACCTGTGCCAAGCGCAGCGACTCCTGTGTCCCCACCAGTGGCGGCGAGGAGCAGGCGGAGGGCAAGCCCAGCCCCAGTGACCTCCCTCCGGACACCGTGCCACCGCCGGAGGCTGCCACTGAGCCCCTCAACACTTCGGACGAGCTTCAGGAAAAAGAGAAATCCAAAAAGACTAAGAACAACAAAGGAGCCAAGCTGGACGCGGCCCAGGGAAACCCCGTGTCTGAGTTGATGCCGCCCACCGATGAGCTGGAGAACCTGGGAGCGTTTCTACACAACAAGAGGAACAGCTTCAGGCAGCAGTATGCCAAGCTGCCCGCCAACTTGCCCATAAGGAGCGCCTCCTGCACCCTCCTGTGA
- the LOC133621045 gene encoding soluble guanylate cyclase 88E-like isoform X1, with translation MRLSSTEVSSRLVHSDKNLSSAEQLNRAAPSPVKMYGLYLEAVNDYINESYGEDVWRLIENRAEIPHLKFVRHQMYNDNLILRLAKAAGEVLGKTHDELMYAFGVYMVKRIGNYGYERILKVLGRNVRDFINELDNLHEYFRFSFPKVQPPSFCVEEECETSLTLHYRSTRKGFTQFVKGQLSQVGRQFYNTDIEVEILSKEETEKMTYVVYKMNFDNAAFKHRMPQQKTAPSYEKLPMKRGIFFDMFPFSVIFRRNMTMYRVGDGLKEVFSDLQGKKVNEEFTLVRPMLEFSWDNIYTHLNNVFELMSEAVVESKQKVNIPKLNKEEPEEKEESKKAKREEEREQKSVEEIKGTDQEYSSALTQYNSSANSGGEDIELLAFQTVTGKCSETIFEDMREPPKKPLHLKGQMKYVPQWDSLIFLGTPIIETVEDMIKMGVYVNDLNLHDSSRELILAGTQQSAELQLALDQEQQKYAQLQEIIKKLDEEKKRGDSLLYAMIPKAVADRLRKGITALETCQVFPDVTILFSDVVKFNEICIHITPMQVVDMLNEIYIVFDTLSEKHNVYKVETIRDAYMVVAGVPNKTTFHAHHICDMALDMLSSIDHLKDPSTGDNIQIRVGVHSGMVVAGVVGLKMPRYCLFGDTVNTASRMESNGVGMQIHISQTTKDHLEHEPYSIEERGKIFVKGKGYMKTYWLKGKKTPAELRYISEQKDSEDKSSNGSTSTCAKRSDSCVPTSGGEEQAEGKPSPSDLPPDTVPPPEAATEPLNTSDELQEKEKSKKTKNNKGAKLDAAQGNPVSELMPPTDELENLGAFLHNKRNSFRQQYAKLPANLPIRSASCTLL, from the exons ATGAGGTTGAGCAGCACTGAGGTGAGCTCCCGTCTGGTCCACTCTGACAAGAACCTCTCCTCAGCTGAGCAGTTAAATCGGGCAGCACCGAGCCCCGTGAAGATGTACGGCCTGTACTTGGAGGCGGTCAACGACTACATCAACGAATCCTACGGCGAGGACGTGTGGCGGCTGATTGAGAACCGAGCCGAGATCCCTCACCTGAAGTTTGTCAGGCATCAGATGTACAA TGACAACCTGATCCTGCGTCTAGCGAAGGCCGCGGGTGAAGTGTTGGGAAAAACCCACGATGAGCTGATGTACGCCTTCGGAGTCTACATGGTGAAGAGGATCGGGAACTACGGCTATGAGCGGATCCTGAAG GTTTTGGGACGAAACGTCCGCGACTTCATCAACGAACTGGACAACCTGCACGAGTACTTCCGCTTCTCCTTCCCCAAAGTTCAGCCGCCGAGCTTCTGCGTGGAGGAGGAGTGCGAGACCAGCCTGACGCTGCACTACCGCAGCACCCGCAAAGGCTTCACGCAGTTTGTCAAAG GCCAACTCTCCCAGGTGGGCCGCCAGTTCTACAACACAGATATCGAAGTGGAGATCTTATCCAAAGAGGAGACAGAAAAGATGACATATGTG GTCTATAAGATGAACTTTGACAATGCTGCCTTCAAGCACCGCATGCCCCAGCAAAAGACGGCACCAAGTTATGAGAAGCTTCCCATGAAGCGAGGTATCTTTTTTGACATGTTCCCCTTCAGCGTCATCTTCCGGCGCAACATGACCATGTACCGCGTTGGTGACGGCCTCAAAGAGGTCTTCTCTGACCTCCAGGGCAAGAAGGTCAATGAGGAGTTCACTCTGGTCAGGCCGATGCTGGAGTTCAGTTGGGACAAC ATCTACACCCACCTGAACAACGTCTTTGAGCTGATGTCTGAAGCAGTGGTGGAGAGCAAACAAAAAGTCAACATTCCTAAACTGAACAAAGAGGAACCCGAAGAAAAAGAGGAGAGCAAGAAAGCAAAAAGGGAAGAAGAAAGAG AACAAAAGTCAGTCGAGGAGATAAAGGGCACAGACCAGGAGTATAGTAGCGCTCTGACTCAGTATAACAGTTCTGCTAACTCTGGAGGCGAAGACATCGAGCTGCTGGCTTTCCAGACTGTCACAG GCAAATGCAGTGAAACCATCTTCGAAGACATGCGGGAGCCCCCTAAAAAGCCTCTCCACCTGAAAGGCCAGATGAAGTATGTCCCCCAGTGGGACTCTCTCATCTTCCTGGGGACGCCCAT CATTGAGACAGTGGAGGACATGATCAAGATGGGCGTCTACGTCAACGATTTGAATCTACACGACTCCAGCAGAGAGCTGATCCTGGCTGGGACGCAGCAGTCAGCTGAGCTGCAGCTGGCCCTGGACCAG GAACAACAAAAGTACGCTCAGCTGCAGGAAATCATAAAGAAGCTGGATGAAGAGAAGAAGAGAGGCGACTCCTTGCTGTACGCCATGATCCCTAAGGCTGTAGCcgaccgcctcaggaagggaatcACAGCTCTGGAAACATGTCAG GTCTTCCCCGATGTGACCATCCTGTTCAGCGATGTGGTCAAGTTCAATGAGATCTGCATCCACATCACGCCCATGCAGGTGGTGGACATGCTCAACGAGATCTACATCGTCTTTGACACGCTCAGCGAGAAGCACAACGTTTACAAG GTGGAGACGATTCGTGACGCCTACATGGTGGTGGCAGGCGTTCCCAACAAGACCACGTTCCATGCCCATCACATCTGTGATATGGCCTTGGACATGCTGAGCTCAATCGACCACTTGAAGGACCCGTCCACCGGGGACAATATTCAGATCAGAGTGG GGGTCCACTCGGGAATGGTGGTGGCCGGCGTGGTGGGTCTGAAGATGCCTCGCTATTGTCTCTTTGGAGACACCGTGAACACGGCCTCCAGGATGGAAAGCAATGGCGTG ggCATGCAGATACACATCAGTCAGACCACCAAAGATCACCTGGAACACGAGCCCTACAGCATAGAGGAGAGGGGCAAAATCTTTGTCAAG GGTAAAGGCTACATGAAGACTTACTGGCTGAAGGGAAAGAAGACTCCAGCTGAGCTGCGTTACATAAGCGAGCAGAAGGACTCAGAGGACAAAAGTTCAAATGG CTCCACCAGCACCTGTGCCAAGCGCAGCGACTCCTGTGTCCCCACCAGTGGCGGCGAGGAGCAGGCGGAGGGCAAGCCCAGCCCCAGTGACCTCCCTCCGGACACCGTGCCACCGCCGGAGGCTGCCACTGAGCCCCTCAACACTTCGGACGAGCTTCAGGAAAAAGAGAAATCCAAAAAGACTAAGAACAACAAAGGAGCCAAGCTGGACGCGGCCCAGGGAAACCCCGTGTCTGAGTTGATGCCGCCCACCGATGAGCTGGAGAACCTGGGAGCGTTTCTACACAACAAGAGGAACAGCTTCAGGCAGCAGTATGCCAAGCTGCCCGCCAACTTGCCCATAAGGAGCGCCTCCTGCACCCTCCTGTGA